The Oreochromis niloticus isolate F11D_XX linkage group LG13, O_niloticus_UMD_NMBU, whole genome shotgun sequence genome has a window encoding:
- the sgms1a gene encoding phosphatidylcholine:ceramide cholinephosphotransferase 1 has translation MRKVVAWTAEDISQWLSKEGMPEYIDALQQMNGPALLRLTEADFQKPPLSLVSSDCGQQLLERLETLKLETHMEAHKNGHANGHVGGISNGTSKSHRNGTLKEFQDMIQIPIPTMEATRSPFPAEWGKTGIAFLYAVVCFVTTTVVISVVHERVPPKEHTPPLPDKFFDWFDRIEWAFSICEINGMLLVALWLIQWILLKHRSIIGRRFFFIVGTLYMYRCITMYITTLPVPGMHFKCAPKLLGNWEAQMRRVMKMIAGGGLSITGSHTMCGDYLYSGHTVMLTLTYLFIKEYSPKRFWWYHWLCWTLSAVGIFCILLAHDHYTVDVVVAYFITTRLFWWYHTMANQQSLKETSQSNPFSRVWWYRLFQYFEENVNGPVPRNYQLPLSWRALQWNHSVKYSRLDIQ, from the exons ATGAGGAAGGTGGTGGCATGGACAGCAGAGGATATTTCCCAGTGGTTGAGCAAAGAGGGAATGCCGGAGTACATAGATGCCCTCCAGCAGATGAATGGCCCTGCTTTACTCAGGCTCACAGAAGCAGATTTCCAAAAGCCTCCTCTCTCACTGGTGTCGTCTGATTGTGGGCAGCAGCTGTTGGAGCGACTGGAGACACTAAAGCTAGAGACACACATGGAGGCTCATAAAAACGGCCATGCAAATGGGCATGTTGGTGGAATATCCAACGGAACTAGTAAGTCCCACAGAAATGGCACACTGAAGGAATTCCAGGACATGATTCAAATTCCCATCCCTACAATGGAGGCTACACGCTCCCCATTCCCTGCTGAGTGGGGGAAGACGGGCATAGCATTCCTCTATGCGGTGGTGTGCTTCGTCACCACCACTGTTGTCATCTCAGTTGTCCACGAGAGAGTCCCGCCAAAGGAGCACACTCCACCACTGCCCGATAAGTTCTTCGACTGGTTTGATAGGATAGAGTGGGCCTTCTCCATCTGTGAGATAAACGGCATGCTTCTGGTGGCGCTCTGGCTCATACAGTGGATACTCCTCAAGCACAG gtCAATAATAGGCAGGCGGTTCTTTTTCATTGTGGGCACACTCTACATGTACCGGTGTATTACAATGTACATCACTACTCTGCCTGTTCCTGGGAtgcattttaaatgtgctcCAAAG CTTCTCGGGAACTGGGAGGCACAGATGAGGagagtaatgaaaatgattGCCGGTGGGGGGCTATCCATCACAGGTTCTCACACTATGTGTGGAGATTACCTGTATAGTGGCCACACCGTCATGCTGACACTAACGTACCTCTTCATCAAAGAGT ATTCTCCAAAGCGATTCTGGTGGTATCACTGGCTTTGCTGGACTCTGAGTGCGGTGGGAATATTCTGCATCCTTCTTGCCCATGACCACTACACTGTGGATGTGGTTGTGGCCTACTTTATCACTACACGTCTCTTCTGGTGGTACCATACTATGGCCAACCAACAG TCGCTGAAAGAGACATCACAGAGTAACCCATTCTCACGGGTGTGGTGGTATAGACTGTTCCAGTACTTTGAAGAGAACGTGAACGGCCCGGTCCCCCGGAACTACCAGCTGCCATTGTCGTGGCGAGCGTTGCAGTGGAACCACAGCGTGAAGTACAGCAGACTGGACATCCAGTGA